In the genome of bacterium, the window CGAGCGTGGTCTTGCCGTGGTCGACGTGGGCGATGATGGCGATGTTGCGGACGTCCTCGCGGGTGGCGGTGCACATGGGCGGGTCTTCTCCTTGCGGCGGCCGGACGGCGGCCGCGCTTTCAGGGTTCGACGAATTCGGCGCGCAGGACCATGTCCACGGACCAGACGCGCCGCAGCGGGTCGTAGCCGGCCAGCAGCCGGCTGTAGAAGGCTTCGAGCCCGGCGGGGGCCGCAAAACGCATCTCCTCCCCCGGGGAGACGAGGACCTCGGCGCGCTCGGCCGGGAAGGCGATGGTGCGCCGCGCGCGCCCCTGCGCGTAGCCGAACTCCGGGATCAGCGCGATGCGCAGGGCGCCGTCGCCGGCAGCGACCGCCTGGACCTCGAGCGCGGACTCCACGTCGCGCCACTCCGTCTTGTCCTCGAGCAGGCCGCAGCGGCGGCCGTGCCCGAGGAACCAGCCCGCGAACGGTATCTCGCGCCCGACGCGGATGAGACCGCGCGCGTCCTGCTCCAGCGTCAGGCTCTGGCGGGACGGCGAACTGGCCACCGTGCGCACCTGCCCCCAGCGCGCGGCGCCCGCATCCGCGGGGACCGTGGGGACGAGGATCTGGCCGGTGGCGCCCCACGCGGCCTCCTGGCCGCTGGCCCGGTCGACAAAGCGCGTCTCGATCCGCACCCGACGCCTCTGCTCCCCCGCGTGCGACGGGCCCTGGGCGTGCGAGGGGCCCCCGCGGCACAGAAGAAGGACCGCGAGGCCCGCGGCGATCGCCGCCGCCGGGCGGAGCGTGTGCGTTGCCTTCATGTCGTTCCTGCGCAATTATACCCCAAACTGTTGGGAACCTGTAATTTTTTCTTGCACGTGGCCCCGGAGGGTTTATAATCGCCGCACGGGTAGGGGGGGCGCTGCGCGCCTGCCGCATTCCGCAGGCTCGGATCGCGCCATTTCAGACCGGACAACGCCGTCTCCGCGCAGGCAAGGGGGGGTGTGATGTCGCGACCGAAGAGGATCTGGTGCTGGATCGCCGCGGCCGCTGCCGTCGGGGTGACCCTGGCGGGGGCGGGGGGATGCGCGTCGATGCGCGACAGTCGCGCGACGTGGCCCATCAAGGAGTACGAGAAGCTGATCGCCGGCCGCCTTGACGCCGACTACGTCGGCAACGTCACCTGCCTCGCCAAGTGCCACGCGCACGATGCCATCGCGCGCGACTTCCGGCTGAGCGTCCACGGCGAGCAGATCGCGGCCGAGACCGGCCTGCCGCTCGTCAACTGCGAGTCCTGTCACGGCCCCGGGAGCCTGGCGATCGCGAACATCGTCGAGGGCAAGTGCGACGCCTCGACGTTCATCGACCTGGAGAAGATCCCCGCGGGGGCGAAGTCGCTGATCTGCCTCAAGTGCCACGCCGGCCAGTCGGTCAAGAGCATCACCGCCTGGCCCGGCAGCCGCCACGCCGCGGCCGACGTCTCCTGCCTCGACTGCCACAAGCTGCACAAGGGACCAGGGCAGAAGGTGGCGCGCAAGGAGATCTACCCGCTGTGCTCCTCGTGCCACAGCCGCGAGGCCGCGATGTCCAACCTCCCCTCGCGCCACCCGCTGGCCGAGGGGATCATGACCTGCGCCGACTGCCACGACCCGCACGGCACGCTCAACGACGGCGACCTGCGCGAGCCGACGACGCGCCTGCTCTGCGCGAAATGCCACGCCGACAAGGCCGGGCCGTTCGTCTTCGAGCACGCGGACCTCATGACCGACTGCCAGACCTGCCACGAGCCGCACGGCTCCACGAACAGCGAGATGACCAGGTGGGCGAGGCCGTTCCTCTGCCTGCAGTGCCACCAGGGTCACAACGGCACGCGGCGGCCCGTCCTCACGTCGGGCGACAAGGCGGCCAGGACGGTCTTCTTCGGCGACTGCGCCGCCTGCCACACGCGGATCCACGGCACTGATCTGCCGGGATACCGCAACGACGACCGGTTCACCCGCTAGCGCGACGGAAGGAGAGCGACCATGCGAACGACAATCCTGCACGCCGTCGCCGGCCGTGCCCTTGCCGCGCTCGGCGTCCTCGCAGTGCTCGCGCTGACCGCCGACCCGGTGCGGGCGGACGAGACCCCCGTGCCCCAGGGCGACAAGATCTCCGAGATCCGGCTCGAGGCCGGCTACCACGTGGTCGACACCTCGGACAACGGGCGGCTGCTGTTTCCCTACGAGCCCTTTGAGAACAGCCTGACCCTCGGTTTCGACCTGCTCTACCTGACCCCCGGCTTCGGCACGCTGCAGGCCGAGGGGAGCTACCTCGGCGAGAAAGCCTGGGACGCCGGCTTCGAGTACAACCACGGCGCGGACGTCGACCTCAAGGCGTCGACGCGCGCCTTCGTCCACCAGGACGAGCACAAGGCCGCGGTGCCAAGGGTCCGCTCCGGCTCGATCGAGGTGGACGCCGACGACGCCGACCCGGACGCCGAGTACGTGGACGAGCGGCGCGAGAGCACCGCCTCGCTCAAGGTGCGCGTCCCCTCCTACCCGGCGCACCTGCGCGCCAGCGGCCGCGTGATGACCCACAAGGGCGACCAGCAGCTGCGCTACTTCTACCGCAGCTGCAGCACGCATCTCTGCCACGTCAACCAGAGGAGCCGGGAGCTCGACCAGGAGACCCGCGAGTTCGCGATCGGCTTCGACACGCACGCGGGGCCCGTGGACATCGCGTACACCCGCTCGGCGCGCACGTTCGAGGACAACGCCCCGGACCCCGTGGATGCCGTCGGCACCATCAACAACGGCCTC includes:
- a CDS encoding DmsE family decaheme c-type cytochrome, with translation MSRPKRIWCWIAAAAAVGVTLAGAGGCASMRDSRATWPIKEYEKLIAGRLDADYVGNVTCLAKCHAHDAIARDFRLSVHGEQIAAETGLPLVNCESCHGPGSLAIANIVEGKCDASTFIDLEKIPAGAKSLICLKCHAGQSVKSITAWPGSRHAAADVSCLDCHKLHKGPGQKVARKEIYPLCSSCHSREAAMSNLPSRHPLAEGIMTCADCHDPHGTLNDGDLREPTTRLLCAKCHADKAGPFVFEHADLMTDCQTCHEPHGSTNSEMTRWARPFLCLQCHQGHNGTRRPVLTSGDKAARTVFFGDCAACHTRIHGTDLPGYRNDDRFTR